One stretch of Variovorax sp. TBS-050B DNA includes these proteins:
- the trxA gene encoding thioredoxin TrxA, which translates to MASDLIKHISDSSFEADVLKSSQPVLVDYWAEWCGPCKMIAPILDEVSTAYEGKLQIAKMNVDENRDIPAKFGIRGIPTLMLFKDGQLAATKVGAMSKAQLTAFIDQQLA; encoded by the coding sequence ATGGCCAGCGACCTGATCAAACACATCTCCGATTCCTCGTTCGAAGCCGACGTGCTCAAGTCCAGCCAGCCGGTGCTGGTCGACTACTGGGCCGAATGGTGCGGTCCCTGCAAGATGATCGCGCCGATCCTCGACGAAGTATCGACCGCCTACGAAGGCAAGCTGCAGATCGCCAAGATGAACGTCGACGAGAACCGCGACATTCCCGCCAAGTTCGGCATCCGCGGCATCCCCACGCTGATGCTGTTCAAGGACGGCCAGCTCGCCGCCACCAAGGTCGGCGCCATGAGCAAGGCACAGCTCACCGCCTTCATCGACCAGCAGCTCGCCTGA
- a CDS encoding oxidoreductase — protein MTPRTLRAGLVGYGFAGQTFHAPVLSAVPGLELAAVASSQPHKVRADWPHAAVVPDAAALVARADIDLVVVATPNAQHHPVAKAALEAGKHVVVDKPFTLDVAEARELASLSQRNSRVLAVYQNRRFDADFLTLKDLLASGELGRPVYLESHFDRFRPEVKARWREQAVPGAGLWVDLGAHLVDQAVQLFGRPDTLQLDTAVLRDGAVVEDYFHAVLRYEQGAHAPLRVVLHATTLAAHAAPRYIVHGTRGSYVKHGVDVQEDALRAGQRPPAEAWGVDPLDGELTLVAGDGAVSTRRVPTRAGNYTDYYAAVRDAILGSGPNPVPPEQAVALMELLDLGRRSAEEGRALPVA, from the coding sequence ATGACCCCCAGAACCCTGCGCGCCGGCCTCGTGGGCTACGGCTTTGCCGGCCAGACCTTCCATGCGCCCGTGCTCTCGGCCGTGCCCGGGCTGGAACTGGCGGCGGTGGCGAGTTCGCAGCCGCACAAGGTCCGTGCGGACTGGCCGCACGCCGCGGTGGTGCCCGATGCGGCGGCGCTCGTCGCCCGCGCCGACATCGACCTGGTCGTGGTGGCAACGCCCAACGCGCAGCACCATCCGGTCGCGAAGGCGGCGCTCGAAGCCGGCAAGCACGTCGTCGTCGACAAGCCGTTCACGCTCGACGTGGCCGAGGCGCGCGAACTGGCATCGTTGTCACAGCGCAACAGCCGGGTGCTCGCCGTCTACCAGAACCGCCGCTTCGACGCCGATTTCCTCACCCTCAAGGACCTGCTCGCGAGCGGCGAACTCGGCCGGCCCGTGTACCTGGAATCGCATTTCGACCGCTTCCGCCCCGAAGTCAAGGCGCGCTGGCGCGAGCAGGCCGTGCCGGGCGCCGGGCTCTGGGTCGACCTGGGGGCGCATCTGGTCGACCAGGCGGTGCAGCTTTTCGGCCGTCCCGACACGCTCCAGCTCGACACCGCCGTGCTGCGCGACGGCGCGGTGGTCGAAGACTACTTCCATGCCGTGCTGCGCTACGAGCAGGGCGCCCATGCGCCGCTGCGCGTGGTGCTGCACGCGACCACGCTCGCGGCGCATGCGGCGCCGCGCTACATCGTCCACGGCACCCGCGGCAGCTACGTCAAGCACGGCGTGGACGTGCAGGAAGACGCGCTGCGCGCCGGGCAGCGGCCGCCGGCCGAGGCGTGGGGCGTCGATCCGCTCGACGGAGAACTCACGCTCGTGGCCGGCGACGGTGCCGTGAGCACGCGCCGCGTGCCCACGCGGGCGGGCAACTACACCGACTACTACGCGGCGGTGCGCGACGCGATCCTCGGCAGCGGGCCGAACCCGGTGCCGCCCGAGCAGGCCGTCGCGCTGATGGAATTGCTCGACCTCGGGCGGCGCAGCGCCGAGGAAGGCCGCGCGCTGCCGGTGGCCTGA
- the rho gene encoding transcription termination factor Rho yields MHLNELKALHVSEVLKQAEALEIENVGRMRKQELMFAIIKKRAKAGEQVFADGVLEILPDGFGFLRSPDTSFTASTDDIYISPSQVRRFNLHTGDMIEGEVRTPKDGERYFALTKLDKVNDGPPEQNKHKVMFENLTPLFPKEQMKLERDGIKSDENITGRIIDIIAPIGKGQRALLVAPPKSGKTVMMQHIAHAISANYPEVHMMVLLVDERPEEVTEMQRTVKGEVIASTFDEPAARHVHVAEMVIERAKRLVELKKDVVILLDSITRLARAYNNVVPSSGKVLTGGVDSNALQRPKRFLGAARNVEEGGSLTIIGTALIDTGSRMDEVIFEEFKGTGNSEIHLDRRLYEKRVFPSIQLNRSGTRREELLLAPEILQKTRILRQLMYNMDEIESMELMLKNMKATKTNVEFFDMMRRGG; encoded by the coding sequence ATGCACTTAAACGAACTCAAGGCACTCCACGTGTCTGAAGTCCTCAAGCAAGCCGAGGCGCTTGAGATCGAAAACGTCGGCCGCATGCGCAAGCAGGAGCTGATGTTCGCGATCATCAAGAAGCGCGCCAAGGCCGGCGAGCAGGTCTTCGCCGACGGCGTGCTCGAAATCCTGCCCGACGGCTTCGGCTTCCTGCGCAGCCCCGACACCAGCTTCACGGCCAGCACCGACGACATCTACATCTCGCCGAGCCAGGTGCGTCGCTTCAATCTGCACACCGGCGACATGATCGAAGGCGAGGTGCGCACGCCCAAGGACGGCGAGCGCTACTTCGCGCTGACCAAGCTCGACAAGGTCAACGACGGTCCGCCCGAGCAGAACAAGCACAAGGTGATGTTCGAGAACCTGACGCCGCTGTTCCCCAAGGAGCAGATGAAGCTCGAGCGCGACGGCATCAAGAGCGACGAGAACATCACGGGCCGGATCATCGACATCATCGCCCCCATCGGCAAGGGCCAGCGCGCCCTGCTCGTCGCGCCGCCCAAGAGCGGCAAGACGGTGATGATGCAGCACATCGCCCACGCGATCAGCGCCAACTACCCCGAGGTGCACATGATGGTGCTGCTGGTGGACGAGCGGCCCGAGGAAGTGACCGAGATGCAGCGCACCGTGAAGGGCGAGGTCATCGCCTCGACCTTCGACGAGCCCGCCGCGCGCCACGTGCACGTGGCCGAGATGGTGATCGAGCGCGCCAAGCGCCTGGTCGAGCTCAAGAAGGACGTGGTGATCCTGCTCGACTCGATCACCCGCCTCGCCCGCGCCTACAACAACGTCGTGCCCTCGTCGGGCAAGGTGCTGACCGGCGGTGTCGACTCCAATGCGCTGCAGCGCCCCAAGCGCTTCCTGGGCGCGGCGCGCAACGTCGAAGAAGGCGGCTCGCTGACCATCATCGGCACCGCGCTGATCGACACCGGCAGCCGCATGGACGAAGTGATCTTCGAAGAGTTCAAGGGCACCGGCAACTCCGAAATCCACCTCGACCGCCGCCTGTACGAAAAGCGCGTGTTCCCCTCGATCCAGCTCAACCGCAGCGGCACCCGCCGCGAAGAGCTGCTGCTCGCGCCCGAGATCCTGCAGAAGACCCGCATCCTGCGCCAGCTCATGTACAACATGGACGAGATCGAGTCGATGGAGCTGATGCTCAAGAACATGAAGGCGACGAAGACCAATGTCGAGTTCTTCGACATGATGCGTCGCGGGGGGTGA
- a CDS encoding type B 50S ribosomal protein L31, with protein MAKEGIHPNYREVLFVDMSNGFKFVTRSCANTKEMGTTDDGRELPLFKLDTTSESHPFYTGTQKSVDNMGGRVEKFRNRFGKTAGAASK; from the coding sequence ATGGCAAAAGAAGGCATCCACCCGAATTACCGCGAAGTCCTGTTCGTCGACATGTCGAACGGCTTCAAGTTCGTGACCCGTTCGTGCGCGAACACCAAGGAAATGGGCACGACCGACGACGGCCGTGAACTGCCGCTGTTCAAGCTCGACACCACGAGCGAATCGCACCCCTTCTACACCGGCACGCAGAAGTCGGTCGACAACATGGGCGGTCGCGTCGAGAAGTTCCGCAACCGCTTCGGCAAGACCGCCGGCGCTGCTTCCAAGTAA